Proteins from a genomic interval of Rhodococcoides fascians A25f:
- the xerD gene encoding site-specific tyrosine recombinase XerD: MIGDQIATYLDHLVVERGSAPNTVSSYRRDLVRYERFLSGYGISDLAKVTENDITEFVLYLRRGDDEFPALAASSAARTLIAVRGLHRFALAEGMVERNVASEVKPPQPAKRLPKSLPVDQVVALLESASIAGPDAPRGLRDRALLELLYSTGARISEAVGLDVDDIDTEARSVLLRGKGGKHRVVPVGRPAIEAVDAYLVRGRPGLVARSNPALFLNVRGGRLSRQSAWQVLQDSAQRAGITAGVSPHVLRHSFATHLLDGGADVRVVQELLGHASVTTTQIYTLVTVTTLREVWAGAHPRAR; encoded by the coding sequence GTGATCGGCGATCAGATTGCGACGTATCTCGATCATCTGGTGGTCGAGCGCGGGTCGGCACCGAACACGGTGTCGTCGTACCGTCGCGATCTGGTGCGGTACGAGCGGTTTCTGAGTGGGTACGGAATTTCCGATCTGGCCAAGGTGACCGAGAACGACATCACCGAGTTCGTGCTGTACCTCCGGCGCGGCGACGACGAATTCCCGGCTCTCGCAGCCAGTTCGGCGGCCCGGACGCTGATCGCCGTGCGTGGTCTGCATCGCTTCGCTCTGGCCGAGGGCATGGTGGAGCGCAACGTCGCGAGCGAAGTGAAGCCGCCGCAGCCGGCCAAACGACTACCGAAGTCGCTGCCCGTCGACCAGGTCGTGGCGCTACTGGAATCGGCGTCCATCGCCGGTCCCGACGCGCCGCGTGGTTTGCGAGATCGGGCACTGCTCGAACTGCTGTACTCCACCGGCGCGCGCATCTCCGAGGCCGTCGGTCTGGATGTGGACGACATCGACACCGAGGCTCGCTCGGTGCTCCTGCGCGGTAAGGGCGGGAAACACCGAGTCGTCCCGGTGGGGCGGCCGGCCATCGAGGCGGTCGACGCGTACCTGGTGCGCGGGCGGCCAGGGCTCGTCGCCCGCTCGAATCCGGCGCTGTTTCTCAATGTGCGGGGCGGTCGACTGTCGCGGCAGAGCGCCTGGCAAGTGCTGCAGGACTCCGCGCAGCGGGCCGGAATCACGGCCGGGGTTTCGCCGCACGTGCTCCGGCACTCGTTTGCGACGCACCTGCTCGACGGCGGTGCCGACGTCCGTGTCGTGCAGGAATTGCTCGGCCATGCGTCCGTGACGACGACGCAGATCTACACTCTCGTCACCGTCACCACACTGCGCGAAGTGTGGGCGGGAGCGCATCCGCGGGCGCGGTAG
- a CDS encoding NUDIX domain-containing protein — MSEPRHEFTTLDSTAAYSGAILALRLDQVSMPNGRKAEREVVEHHGAVGILAVDDQDRVAMIEQYRHPIGRRLWELPAGLLDEPGEEPVLAAQRELAEETGLAAGKWSVLVDVLASPGFTDEAVRIFLAEDLSEVDRPEAHDEEADIELFFVPMDEAVRRALAGEIVNASAVSGVLALAAARATGTELRSADAPWADRPTAFESRKSSRK, encoded by the coding sequence ATGAGCGAGCCCCGACACGAGTTCACCACCCTCGACTCGACGGCTGCGTACTCCGGTGCCATTCTGGCGCTTCGGCTCGATCAGGTATCGATGCCGAACGGGCGCAAGGCCGAGCGTGAGGTGGTCGAGCATCACGGCGCAGTCGGCATTCTTGCCGTCGACGATCAGGACCGCGTGGCGATGATCGAGCAGTACCGGCACCCCATCGGGCGTCGTCTCTGGGAGCTGCCCGCGGGCCTGCTCGACGAGCCGGGGGAGGAGCCGGTGCTGGCGGCGCAGCGTGAACTGGCCGAGGAGACCGGTCTTGCGGCCGGGAAGTGGTCGGTGTTGGTGGACGTGTTGGCCTCGCCCGGATTCACCGACGAAGCGGTACGCATTTTCCTCGCCGAGGATCTGAGTGAGGTCGATCGCCCGGAGGCACACGACGAGGAGGCAGACATCGAGCTGTTCTTCGTGCCGATGGACGAGGCCGTCCGTCGTGCATTGGCCGGGGAGATCGTCAACGCCTCCGCCGTGTCGGGAGTGCTCGCGTTGGCGGCAGCTCGTGCCACCGGCACCGAGTTGCGTTCGGCCGACGCCCCGTGGGCGGATCGACCCACGGCATTCGAGTCTCGGAAGAGTTCACGAAAGTAG
- the cmk gene encoding (d)CMP kinase, with product MSALVVAMDGPSGTGKSSVSRRLASALEASYLDTGAMYRVATVWVLRSGVEPTDADGVAKAVAALPLEIGKDPLSETVLLDGEDVSGEIRGDAVTKAVSAVSAVPAVRELLVQLQRDLASSSTRIVVEGRDIGTVVLPDADVKVFLTASPEARAKRRNKQNVEQGRGDDYESVLADVQRRDHADSTRAVSPLRPAEDSVIVDTSELDLDGVMERLLLVVNDRTGAVQ from the coding sequence ATGAGTGCGCTCGTCGTAGCGATGGACGGGCCGTCGGGCACCGGTAAGTCGTCGGTATCGCGTCGGCTCGCGTCGGCACTCGAAGCAAGCTACCTCGACACCGGTGCGATGTACCGCGTCGCAACGGTATGGGTGCTGCGGTCGGGTGTCGAACCCACCGATGCAGACGGAGTAGCCAAAGCTGTTGCAGCACTGCCCCTCGAGATCGGGAAGGACCCGCTGTCCGAGACCGTGTTGCTCGACGGTGAGGACGTCAGCGGCGAAATCCGCGGCGATGCCGTCACCAAGGCCGTCTCGGCGGTCTCTGCGGTGCCTGCGGTGCGTGAGCTGTTGGTGCAGCTGCAGCGCGACCTCGCGAGCTCGTCGACGCGAATCGTGGTGGAGGGCCGGGACATCGGCACCGTCGTACTTCCTGACGCCGACGTGAAGGTGTTCCTCACGGCGTCCCCGGAAGCGCGGGCGAAGCGTCGCAACAAGCAGAACGTCGAGCAGGGTCGCGGCGACGACTACGAATCCGTGCTCGCGGATGTGCAACGCCGTGACCATGCAGATTCGACAAGAGCAGTGTCACCGCTTCGTCCCGCCGAGGATTCGGTGATCGTCGATACCAGCGAGCTGGATCTCGACGGTGTGATGGAGCGCTTGCTGCTCGTGGTCAATGACAGAACTGGAGCAGTGCAGTGA
- a CDS encoding ParA family protein translates to MSTPQPPAAESASDRAHLEGALFHTRQPESSRESRDIIPAPNELGPTGRKTRSVPDPQPLASHGPAKIIAMCNQKGGVGKTTSTINLGASLAGYGRRVLLVDLDPQGALSAGLGVAHHELDLTVYNLLVEAKVSADDIIMRTRVENLDLMPSNIDLSAAEIQLVTEVGREQTLGRVLHPILDRYDYVLIDCQPSLGLLTVNALTCADEVLIPMECEYFSLRGLALLNDTVEKVRDRLNPRLKLAGIVVTMFDARTLHSREVMTRVVEVFGDVVYDTVITRTVRFPETSVAGEPITTWAPKSGGAQAYRALAREVIYRSGP, encoded by the coding sequence GTGTCGACACCGCAGCCGCCAGCGGCGGAGTCAGCCTCGGATCGTGCGCATCTCGAAGGCGCGCTGTTCCATACGCGTCAACCGGAGTCCAGTCGCGAGTCGCGCGACATCATTCCCGCTCCCAACGAACTCGGGCCCACCGGTCGAAAGACGCGGTCGGTTCCGGATCCCCAACCGCTGGCCAGTCATGGCCCGGCCAAGATCATCGCGATGTGCAATCAGAAGGGTGGCGTCGGCAAGACGACGTCGACCATCAATCTCGGTGCATCGCTGGCCGGCTACGGTCGTCGCGTGCTGCTGGTGGACCTCGACCCGCAGGGCGCACTGTCCGCGGGCTTGGGCGTCGCGCATCACGAACTCGATCTGACGGTCTACAACCTTCTCGTGGAGGCGAAGGTCTCTGCCGACGACATCATCATGCGGACTCGCGTCGAGAATCTCGATCTGATGCCCAGCAACATCGACCTCTCGGCCGCCGAAATTCAGCTGGTGACCGAGGTGGGCCGCGAGCAGACGCTCGGGCGGGTGCTGCATCCGATTCTGGATCGCTACGACTACGTGCTCATCGACTGCCAGCCGTCGCTCGGTCTGCTGACTGTCAATGCGCTCACATGCGCCGACGAAGTACTGATTCCGATGGAGTGCGAGTACTTCAGCCTCCGCGGCCTGGCACTGCTCAACGACACCGTCGAGAAGGTGCGCGATCGGCTGAACCCTCGGCTGAAGTTGGCCGGCATCGTGGTGACGATGTTCGACGCCCGAACGCTGCACTCTCGCGAGGTGATGACACGGGTGGTCGAGGTGTTCGGGGACGTGGTCTACGACACGGTGATCACTCGTACGGTCCGGTTCCCGGAAACCAGTGTGGCCGGTGAACCCATCACCACATGGGCTCCGAAATCCGGCGGCGCGCAGGCGTACCGCGCTCTGGCGCGCGAGGTGATCTACCGGTCGGGTCCGTGA
- a CDS encoding pseudouridine synthase: MNKPARRDGTPDRNKRQDPRRKPTAGRSDTPRDARRGDRTRDAAPRDGAPRAGAPRTGGPRAGAPRTGAPRTGGRPDPRRGVEQDEFDFKPADTGINDRSNDAVPRKKPSRPKPPKPQKKQVPTTTISNAKPAKHQHTDSSPRKHVPAGEGVRLQKVLAQAGVASRRAAEELIADGRVEVDGRIVTEQGIRIDPNIAVVRVDGTRVVVKEELVHLAMNKPRGWQCTMSDDLGRPCVGDIVSERVQAGQRLFHVGRLDADTEGLLLFTNDGDLAHRLMHPSFEVSKTYLATLFGTIPRTLGKQLREGVTLDDGPVKVDGFQLLDISDGKSLVKVTLHEGRKHIVRRLFDKVGFPVGRLVRTDVGNIVLGDQRPGTLRVLGRGEIGKLYESVGL, encoded by the coding sequence GTGAACAAGCCCGCTCGCCGTGATGGCACACCGGACCGCAACAAGAGACAAGACCCACGCAGGAAGCCGACCGCAGGTAGGTCGGACACTCCGCGTGACGCACGCCGCGGAGATCGCACCCGCGACGCAGCGCCCCGTGACGGAGCCCCCCGCGCTGGTGCACCTCGAACCGGAGGACCCCGCGCAGGCGCTCCCCGAACCGGAGCACCCCGAACCGGAGGCCGACCGGATCCCCGCAGAGGCGTCGAGCAGGACGAGTTCGATTTCAAGCCTGCCGACACGGGCATCAACGACCGCAGCAACGACGCGGTGCCCCGCAAGAAGCCGTCGCGTCCCAAGCCGCCGAAGCCGCAGAAGAAGCAGGTTCCGACGACCACGATCAGCAACGCCAAGCCGGCGAAGCACCAGCACACCGATTCCTCGCCCCGCAAGCACGTGCCTGCCGGTGAAGGTGTTCGTCTGCAGAAGGTGCTCGCGCAGGCCGGTGTCGCATCGCGTCGTGCCGCCGAAGAACTGATCGCCGACGGCCGCGTCGAGGTCGACGGACGCATCGTCACCGAACAGGGCATCCGTATCGACCCGAACATCGCCGTGGTCCGCGTCGACGGCACCCGCGTCGTCGTGAAGGAAGAGCTGGTTCATCTCGCGATGAACAAGCCGCGTGGATGGCAGTGCACCATGTCCGACGACCTCGGACGCCCGTGCGTCGGCGACATCGTCTCCGAGCGCGTCCAGGCGGGGCAGCGACTGTTCCACGTCGGCCGCCTCGATGCGGACACCGAGGGGCTGTTGCTCTTCACCAACGACGGTGACCTTGCTCACCGCCTGATGCATCCGTCGTTCGAGGTCTCCAAGACCTATTTGGCAACGCTGTTCGGCACCATTCCCCGCACACTCGGCAAGCAGCTGCGTGAGGGCGTCACTCTCGACGACGGCCCGGTGAAGGTCGACGGCTTCCAGCTGCTCGACATCTCGGACGGCAAGTCGCTCGTCAAGGTGACCCTGCACGAGGGCCGCAAGCACATCGTGCGTCGGTTGTTCGACAAGGTCGGATTCCCCGTCGGCCGCCTCGTGCGTACCGATGTCGGCAACATCGTGCTCGGCGATCAGCGTCCAGGAACACTGCGTGTCCTCGGCCGCGGCGAGATCGGCAAGCTCTACGAATCCGTAGGCCTGTGA
- a CDS encoding segregation and condensation protein A, giving the protein MTVDAADEAPIEVPADADPSKFRVRLLNFEGPFDLLLSLISQHRMDVTEVALHTVTDDFISFTKSLGADVGLDQTTEFLVVAATLLDLKAARLLPSGDVEDAEDLALLEVRDLLFARLLQYRAYKQVALLFGELEAAALRRYPRSVSVEDRYADLIPEVLLGVDPARFADIAAAAFRPKPIPQVGLDHIHQHAVSIPEQAEWLLENLQGRGLNEWASFSELVQDCEVQVEIIARFLALLELFRQQVIAFEQPEPLGDLRVSWTGKDEGPIVVTEEDYA; this is encoded by the coding sequence GTGACCGTCGACGCTGCCGACGAGGCCCCGATCGAGGTTCCCGCCGACGCGGATCCGTCGAAATTTCGGGTTCGGTTGCTCAACTTCGAGGGTCCGTTCGACCTGCTGCTGTCCTTGATCAGTCAGCACCGCATGGATGTCACCGAAGTCGCGCTGCACACCGTCACCGACGATTTCATCTCGTTCACCAAGTCTCTCGGTGCCGATGTGGGACTGGATCAGACGACGGAGTTCTTGGTCGTCGCCGCCACGCTCCTCGACCTCAAGGCAGCTCGTCTGCTGCCCTCGGGTGACGTCGAGGATGCCGAGGATCTGGCGCTGCTCGAAGTACGAGACCTCCTGTTCGCGCGGTTGCTGCAGTACCGCGCCTACAAGCAGGTGGCCCTGCTGTTCGGTGAGCTGGAAGCTGCTGCGCTGCGGCGGTATCCGCGATCGGTGTCGGTGGAGGACAGGTACGCCGATCTGATCCCGGAGGTGTTGCTCGGCGTCGACCCCGCCAGGTTCGCAGACATCGCCGCTGCCGCCTTTCGGCCCAAGCCGATTCCGCAGGTGGGGCTCGATCACATCCATCAGCACGCCGTCTCGATTCCCGAGCAGGCCGAGTGGCTGTTGGAGAATTTGCAGGGCCGCGGCCTGAACGAATGGGCGTCGTTCTCGGAGCTGGTGCAGGACTGCGAGGTGCAGGTCGAAATAATCGCGCGATTCCTGGCGTTGCTGGAGCTGTTCCGCCAACAGGTGATCGCGTTCGAACAACCGGAGCCGCTGGGCGATCTCCGAGTGAGCTGGACCGGCAAGGACGAAGGACCCATCGTGGTCACGGAAGAGGACTACGCATGA
- a CDS encoding CTP synthase, which produces MSRLQSRSDTKHIFVSGGVASSLGKGLTASSLGQLLTARGLRVTMQKLDPYLNVDPGTMNPFQHGEVFVTEDGSETDLDVGHYERFLDRDLSGFANVTTGQVYSTVIAKERRGEYLGDTVQVIPHITDEIKRRILAMNGPDLQGHQPDVVITEIGGTVGDIESQPFLEAARQVRHDVGRNNVFFLHVSLVPFLAPSGELKTKPTQHSVAALRSIGIQPDALILRCDRDVPPGLKNKIALMCDVDVDGCISTPDAPSIYDIPKVLHKEGLDAYVVRQLGLPFRDVDWTIWGGLLERVHQPRETVRVGLVGKYVDLPDAYLSVTEALRAGGFAHRAKVEIKWVPSDECSTPAGAQAALGDVDAVLIPGGFGIRGIEGKLGAIEFARTRKIPLLGLCLGLQCVVIEAARSVGLTDANSAEFDPDTKDPVISTMADQEDAVAGDADLGGTMRLGAYPATLQKGSVVAASYGTESVSERHRHRYEVNNDYRDRIAKSGLVFSGTSPDGHLVEFVELPASVHPFFVATQAHPELKSRPTRPHPLFASLINAALKYKAAERLPVDVHGDTVAAEESDAAAETVG; this is translated from the coding sequence TTGTCACGCCTTCAGTCGCGTTCCGACACCAAGCACATCTTCGTCAGCGGGGGCGTCGCGTCTTCGCTCGGAAAAGGTCTGACGGCGTCGAGCCTCGGCCAGCTGCTGACCGCACGCGGACTCCGCGTGACCATGCAGAAGCTCGATCCCTACCTCAATGTCGATCCCGGCACGATGAACCCGTTCCAGCACGGTGAGGTCTTCGTCACCGAGGACGGCTCCGAGACCGACCTCGACGTCGGACACTACGAGCGCTTCCTCGACCGGGATCTGTCGGGGTTCGCCAATGTCACCACCGGCCAGGTCTATTCGACGGTCATCGCCAAGGAGCGTCGCGGCGAGTACCTGGGCGACACCGTTCAGGTCATCCCGCACATCACCGACGAGATCAAGCGTCGAATTCTGGCCATGAACGGGCCGGACCTGCAGGGCCATCAGCCCGACGTCGTGATCACCGAAATCGGTGGCACCGTCGGCGATATCGAGTCGCAGCCGTTTCTCGAAGCAGCGCGCCAGGTTCGCCACGACGTCGGCCGCAACAACGTCTTCTTCCTGCACGTGTCGTTGGTTCCGTTCCTGGCGCCGTCCGGTGAGCTCAAGACCAAGCCCACCCAGCACTCCGTGGCTGCCCTGCGCAGTATCGGCATCCAGCCCGACGCATTGATCCTGCGCTGCGATCGTGACGTGCCGCCGGGACTCAAGAACAAGATCGCGCTCATGTGCGACGTCGATGTCGACGGCTGCATCTCCACGCCCGACGCGCCGTCGATCTACGACATTCCGAAGGTGTTGCACAAGGAAGGCCTCGACGCCTACGTCGTCCGTCAGCTCGGTCTGCCGTTCCGAGATGTCGACTGGACCATCTGGGGCGGATTGCTCGAGCGGGTCCACCAGCCACGCGAAACTGTGCGTGTCGGCCTCGTCGGCAAGTACGTGGACTTGCCCGACGCCTACCTCTCGGTCACCGAGGCGCTGCGTGCCGGCGGATTCGCTCATCGCGCGAAGGTCGAGATCAAGTGGGTCCCGTCCGACGAGTGCTCGACGCCTGCGGGGGCTCAGGCTGCGCTCGGTGACGTCGATGCGGTGCTCATTCCCGGCGGTTTCGGCATCCGCGGTATCGAGGGCAAGCTCGGGGCCATCGAGTTCGCCCGCACGCGCAAGATTCCGCTGTTGGGTCTGTGCCTCGGATTGCAGTGTGTGGTCATCGAGGCGGCTCGTTCGGTCGGTCTGACCGACGCCAATTCCGCCGAGTTCGATCCGGACACCAAGGATCCGGTGATTTCGACGATGGCCGATCAGGAAGATGCCGTCGCCGGTGACGCCGATCTCGGCGGCACGATGCGCCTGGGTGCCTACCCGGCGACACTGCAGAAGGGTTCGGTTGTTGCCGCGTCGTACGGCACCGAAAGCGTCTCGGAGCGTCATCGCCACCGCTACGAGGTCAACAACGACTACCGGGATCGAATTGCCAAGAGCGGCTTGGTGTTCAGCGGTACTTCTCCGGATGGCCATCTGGTCGAGTTCGTAGAGCTGCCTGCCTCGGTGCACCCGTTCTTCGTCGCCACCCAGGCGCATCCGGAGCTCAAGAGCCGGCCGACCCGTCCGCACCCGTTGTTCGCATCGTTGATCAATGCGGCTCTGAAGTACAAGGCTGCGGAGCGCCTGCCGGTCGACGTTCACGGTGACACCGTGGCGGCGGAGGAGTCGGACGCCGCCGCCGAGACCGTCGGATGA
- a CDS encoding copper transporter has product MISLRQHAISLAAVFVALAIGIVLGSGLLSSGLVSGLRDDKTGLENQVDDLQATNNQLGEQLNSADGFDAAVSGRVLRDTLVDRSVVVITTPDADPGDVGGVTRSIGASGATVTGRVSLTDAFVSAANGDDLRTRLTNVIPAGVQLRTGAVDQGSLAGDLLGSVLLLNAQTAQPQSTPEELSLALETLRSGGFIAYDNGAVAPAQLAVVVTGSGSSNVEDGNRGAIVARFAGALDSRGAGAVLAGRSGAAEGNESIAVVRADSALSSSLSTVDNVDREAGRITTVLALAEQLDGASGRYGTGANANAVTVGAPAS; this is encoded by the coding sequence GTGATTTCGCTTCGCCAACATGCCATTTCGCTGGCAGCGGTATTCGTCGCTCTGGCCATCGGCATCGTGCTCGGTTCGGGTCTGCTGTCGAGCGGTCTGGTCTCGGGTCTTCGGGACGACAAGACCGGCCTCGAAAATCAGGTGGACGATCTGCAGGCGACCAACAACCAGCTCGGTGAGCAGCTGAACTCTGCCGACGGGTTCGACGCCGCAGTATCGGGCCGGGTTCTGCGAGACACCTTGGTGGATCGTTCCGTGGTGGTCATCACCACCCCTGACGCAGATCCCGGTGACGTCGGCGGAGTCACCCGCTCGATCGGAGCGTCGGGAGCCACCGTCACCGGCCGAGTGTCGCTGACCGACGCGTTCGTCTCGGCGGCGAACGGCGACGACCTGCGCACCCGACTGACCAACGTCATTCCCGCCGGCGTGCAGTTGCGCACCGGCGCGGTGGATCAGGGAAGCCTGGCGGGTGACCTGCTGGGCTCGGTGCTGCTGCTCAACGCGCAGACCGCGCAACCCCAGTCCACCCCGGAGGAGCTTTCGCTCGCTCTGGAAACGCTGCGCAGCGGCGGGTTCATCGCCTACGACAACGGTGCAGTCGCGCCCGCCCAGCTGGCGGTCGTCGTCACCGGTTCCGGTTCCTCGAACGTCGAGGACGGCAATCGCGGGGCCATCGTCGCTCGCTTTGCCGGTGCTCTCGATTCGCGCGGTGCAGGTGCGGTGCTGGCCGGCCGGTCCGGCGCCGCCGAAGGCAACGAATCCATTGCCGTCGTACGCGCTGATTCGGCTCTGTCGTCCTCACTGAGTACGGTCGACAACGTAGACCGTGAAGCCGGACGGATCACCACCGTTCTCGCCTTGGCGGAGCAGCTGGACGGTGCATCGGGTCGGTACGGCACCGGAGCGAACGCGAATGCCGTCACCGTCGGAGCGCCGGCGAGCTGA
- the der gene encoding ribosome biogenesis GTPase Der — protein sequence MSEEFFSGAAETAGDGTWSDEGEWEYVDLNEGEDGEDAVAVPTLAVVGRPNVGKSTLVNRIIGRREAVVEDVPGVTRDRVSYEANWSGRRFLVQDTGGWEPDAKGLQQSVARQAELAMNTADAILLVVDARVGSTTTDEAVARVLRRSKTPVLLVANKVDDGRTESEVAALWSLGLGEPLSVSATHGRGTGDLLDRVLEALPETPREGIPGGGPRRVALVGKPNVGKSSLINKLSGDERSVVHDVAGTTVDPVDSLVELGGKTWRFVDTAGLRKRVSHASGAEFYASLRTKSAIEAAEVAILLLDASQVISEQDLRVLSMVSDAGRALVLAFNKWDLVDDDRRQQLEKEIDRDLARVPWAQRVNISAQTGRAVQKLVPALETALESWDKRVPTGRLNTWLKEVVAATPPPMRGGRLPRIMFATQASTRPPTFVLFTTGFLEAGYRRFIERRLREEFNFDGSPVRVSVRIREKRERPGKGNNR from the coding sequence GTGAGTGAAGAATTCTTCTCCGGCGCAGCGGAAACCGCGGGCGATGGAACATGGAGCGACGAGGGCGAGTGGGAGTACGTCGACCTCAACGAAGGCGAAGACGGCGAAGATGCCGTGGCCGTACCGACTCTCGCCGTGGTGGGGCGTCCGAACGTCGGCAAGTCGACGCTCGTCAACCGCATCATCGGACGACGTGAGGCCGTGGTCGAGGACGTCCCCGGCGTCACCCGTGACCGAGTGTCGTACGAGGCGAACTGGAGTGGCCGACGCTTCCTGGTGCAGGACACCGGCGGTTGGGAGCCCGACGCCAAGGGTCTGCAGCAATCCGTTGCGCGCCAGGCCGAATTGGCGATGAACACTGCCGACGCGATCCTGTTGGTCGTCGACGCTCGTGTCGGTTCGACAACGACGGACGAGGCAGTGGCACGAGTACTGCGCCGGTCGAAGACTCCGGTTCTGTTGGTGGCCAACAAGGTCGACGATGGTCGCACCGAGTCCGAGGTTGCCGCACTGTGGTCGCTCGGCCTGGGGGAGCCGCTGTCGGTTTCGGCCACCCACGGCCGCGGCACTGGCGATTTGCTCGACCGCGTGCTCGAGGCACTGCCCGAGACGCCGCGTGAAGGTATCCCCGGTGGGGGACCCAGGCGTGTGGCTTTGGTCGGCAAGCCGAACGTCGGCAAGTCCTCGCTGATCAACAAGCTGTCGGGTGACGAGCGCTCGGTGGTGCACGATGTCGCCGGCACCACCGTCGACCCGGTCGACTCGTTGGTCGAATTGGGCGGTAAGACATGGCGATTCGTCGATACCGCAGGCTTGCGCAAGCGCGTCAGCCATGCCAGTGGTGCCGAGTTCTATGCGTCGCTGCGCACCAAGTCCGCCATCGAGGCCGCCGAGGTCGCGATTCTGCTTCTCGATGCCTCACAGGTGATCTCGGAGCAGGATCTGCGGGTGCTCAGCATGGTCTCCGACGCCGGCCGCGCACTGGTCTTGGCGTTCAACAAGTGGGATCTGGTGGACGACGATCGTCGTCAACAGCTCGAGAAGGAGATCGATCGCGATCTCGCTCGGGTGCCGTGGGCGCAGCGAGTGAACATTTCGGCGCAGACGGGCCGCGCCGTCCAGAAGCTGGTTCCCGCTCTGGAGACGGCTCTGGAGTCGTGGGACAAGCGTGTGCCCACCGGACGCCTCAACACGTGGCTCAAGGAAGTCGTGGCGGCCACTCCGCCGCCGATGCGTGGCGGACGTCTGCCGCGCATCATGTTCGCGACGCAGGCCAGCACGAGGCCGCCGACGTTCGTGCTGTTCACCACGGGGTTCCTGGAGGCTGGTTACCGGCGCTTCATCGAGCGGCGTCTGCGTGAGGAGTTCAACTTCGACGGCAGCCCCGTGCGCGTCTCGGTGCGTATCCGCGAGAAGCGGGAACGGCCGGGCAAGGGCAACAACCGCTGA
- the scpB gene encoding SMC-Scp complex subunit ScpB, which yields MSADPELELEDVDDSEELDDATLASALEAVLLIVDTPASDEQLASAVGASIARVRASLNEMAAALTERSSGIDLRYAGDGWRFYTRTAYAPYVERLLLDGARSKLTRAALETLAVIAYRQPLTRARVSAVRGVNVDGVMRTLLARGLISEAGTDPETNGTMYCTTELFLERLGLASLGDLPELAPLLPGVDLIDEISDSMDTDPRMTRSTKNRGSKPDPAAELDSDD from the coding sequence ATGAGTGCCGACCCCGAACTCGAGCTCGAGGACGTCGACGATTCCGAGGAGTTGGACGACGCCACCCTCGCGTCGGCGCTCGAAGCTGTGTTGCTGATCGTGGACACCCCCGCGTCGGACGAGCAGCTCGCGTCCGCCGTGGGTGCATCGATCGCTCGCGTACGCGCCTCCTTGAACGAGATGGCCGCAGCACTGACCGAGCGAAGCAGCGGAATCGATCTTCGCTACGCCGGTGACGGGTGGCGTTTCTACACCCGAACCGCGTACGCGCCCTATGTCGAACGGCTGCTTCTGGACGGTGCTCGGTCCAAGCTCACACGCGCAGCATTGGAAACCCTGGCCGTGATCGCCTATCGTCAACCGTTGACCCGCGCACGAGTCAGCGCCGTACGTGGAGTCAATGTCGATGGAGTGATGCGTACGTTGCTCGCCCGTGGACTGATCTCCGAAGCGGGAACGGACCCGGAGACGAACGGAACGATGTACTGCACCACCGAGCTGTTCCTCGAACGCCTCGGACTCGCATCGCTCGGTGATCTACCCGAACTGGCACCGCTGTTGCCTGGAGTGGACCTGATCGACGAGATCAGTGACAGCATGGACACCGACCCGAGAATGACCCGCTCCACCAAGAACCGCGGATCGAAACCCGATCCGGCAGCCGAGCTCGACTCGGACGACTGA